Proteins encoded together in one Cervus canadensis isolate Bull #8, Minnesota chromosome 7, ASM1932006v1, whole genome shotgun sequence window:
- the LOC122444783 gene encoding uncharacterized protein KIAA0754-like — MSSVTHLATLAFRSNRGFTSLLPWPVPTLTVPTLTVPTLPALSVPTLPALTVPTLTVPTLPALSVPTLPALTVPMLPALTVPTRPALSVPTRSALSVPTLPALSVPTLTVPTRPAPSVPTLPALSVPTLTVPTWPALSVPTRPALSVPMLPALSVPTRPALSVPTQPALSVPTLPALSVPTLPALTVPTLPALSVPTLTVPTWPALSVPTRPALSVPTLPALSVPTRPALSVPTCQP, encoded by the coding sequence ATGTCTTCCGTAACTCACCTTGCTACACTGGCCTTCAGAAGCAACAGAGGCTTTACCTCCCTCCTCCCATGGCCTGTCCCCACCCTGACTGTCCCCACCCTGACTGTCCCCACACTGCCAGCCCTGAGTGTCCCCACGCTGCCAGCCCTGACTGTCCCCACGCTGACTGTCCCCACCCTGCCAGCCCTGAGTGTCCCCACGCTGCCAGCCCTGACCGTCCCCATGCTGCCAGCCCTGACTGTCCCCACACGGCCAGCCCTGAGTGTCCCTACGCGGTCAGCCCTGAGTGTCCCCACGCTGCCAGCCCTGAGTGTCCCCACCCTGACTGTCCCCACGCGGCCAGCCCCGAGTGTCCCCACGCTGCCAGCCCTGAGTGTCCCCACCCTGACTGTCCCCACATGGCCAGCCCTGAGTGTCCCTACGCGGCCAGCCCTGAGTGTCCCCATGCTGCCAGCCTTGAGTGTCCCCACGCGGCCAGCCCTGAGTGTCCCTACGCAGCCAGCCCTGAGTGTCCCCACGCTGCCAGCCCTGAGTGTCCCCACGCTGCCAGCCCTGACTGTCCCCACGCTGCCAGCCCTGAGTGTCCCCACCCTGACTGTCCCCACATGGCCAGCCCTGAGTGTCCCTACGCGGCCAGCCCTGAGTGTCCCCACGCTGCCAGCCTTGAGTGTCCCCACGCGGCCAGCCTTGAGTGTCCCCACGTGCCAGCCCTGA